Below is a genomic region from Flammeovirgaceae bacterium SG7u.111.
CTCTCCGCTTGCCAATCGGTTGAACTGGATGAAAACGAGGTTCCATATTTCCACCACCAACGGGTCATCTTGGTTCACCAAATCCTTACCAGGTACTTTTGCCACATCGGCTTCGTCCCGCAGGTCAATATGGATCTCGGAGCAAGGGCCACAAGGACCAGAATCGCCCATTTCCCAAAAATTATCTTTTTTAGAAGCATAAAGAATCCTATCTTCCTCAACAAAAGCTTTCCACAATTCAGCTGCTTCTTTATCTGGCTCCAGCCCGTCTTTTTCATCTCCTTCAAACACCGTTACGTACAAACGGTCTTTGGGCAATCTGTACACATCGGTAAGCAGCTCCCAAGCCCAAGCAATTGCTTCTTTTTTGAAATAATCGCCAAACGACCAGTTACCCAGCATCTCGAACAGCGTGTGGTGATAGGTATCCAGACCTACTTCTTCCAAATCGTTATGCTTTCCAGAAACCCTCAAACACTTTTGCGTATCGGCCACACGAGGATTTGAGGCGACCTTATTTCCCAAAAAATAATCTTTGAACTGGTTCATGCCCGCATTGATGAACATCAGCGTAGGGTCATTTTTGACCACTAGTGGCGCTGAGGGCACTATTTGGTGTTCTTTATTTTTAAAAAAGTCTAAAAACTGCTGTCTGATCTCCTTGGCTTCCATTTATTTCTCCTAAGCTTTCTTCTTTATACAAATACCCCCAAACTTTCTTCGGGGATTTCTTTTTCAATCGCTAAAATTACTGATTTTACTAGAGTAAGCGGCAAATGTAAAATAGGTTTTTGAAAAAATGTTTATTCTCCCCAACTATCCTCACAGAGGGGCAAAAAATCCTGATGCTTGCGAAGGCTTAAAATTCTGTTTACATTTGTTCCCAAATAGAACCTATATAACCTTGAGCCTGTTTTTAAGTCTGATTTAATACACAAGGAAAAACACAAATGGCAAAAATCCAATATCATTACGATACAGAAACTTGTCGGTACGAGCGAGTAAAAAAATCTAAGGTTGACATGTTGGTCAATGCCTTGGGCATTTTGTTCGTATGCGTGTTCTCAGGTTTTATCTTTTCCGTGATCTACACCACGTATTTTCCTTCTCCAAAAGTTTCTAGGCTTACACGAGAAAATAAAGAGCTGGAAGCTTATTACGAAAAACTTAGTAAGGAAATAGGCGATGCGAAACTGATGCTGAGCAGTTTGCAAGACAGGGATGATAATATTTACCGAACCATTTTTGAAGCTGAGCCAATTTCGAGAGAAACAAGCCTTTCGAGGATAGGAAGCACTGAGCGCTACAAAGACATTTTGGAGAGCCAGGACGACAAAAGTACCTTGGTGATAAGCTCGTTACAAAAAATGGATGCACTCAAGCGTCAGGTCTACGATCAAACCCAAGAATACGACGAGCTAGTCGACATTACTAAAGCAAAAGCTGAAATGCTTTCGGCCCTTCCCTCTATCCAGCCTATTGCAAATAAAGATCTTACCCGACTAGCTTCGGGTTATGGCATACGTTTCCATCCTATATTGAAAGTAAGAAGGATGCACAAAGGCTTCGACTTTGCCGCCCCACAGGGCACGCCAGTGTACGCCACTGGCAATGGAACGGTGATAAAAGTGCAAAATATAAACCGGGGTTATGGTAAAAATATTGAAATTGATCATGGCTACGGATATGTTACCAAATACGCCCACCTCTCTGATTTTGAAGTGAGAAAGGGGCAAAAAGTAAAAAGGGGACAGATTATTGGAGCAGTAGGTGCTACGGGAACAACAGTTGCCCCGCATGTACATTACGAGGTGCTTTTTGATGGGCACAACATCAACCCAATCGACTTTTTCTACAACGACCTTACACCACAAGAATACACCAAGCTTCGTGAAATAGCTTCCATAGAAAACCAATCTTTGGGGTATTGATATTTCAGCAAAGAATATTTGCCTTGGTTTGCCTAGCAGTAATTAAAATTACTGCTTTTTTTATATTCAACTTGTTAAAACACAAGTATAGGTTTATATTGAGTTCGAAAAAATGCTTTAAGAAACTTGCTTCAAACAGTACTTGAGCAATTTCGAGTTAAATAGTTGATTATCAAACAACATCCTTTCCGCAAAAGGATGTATTAATTTAGTAGAGAACTGCTTAGATGGAAATAGAAAAAAGATATTATACCATTGGTGAAGTTGCTGAACAATTTGAGGTCGCCACCTCTCTTATTCGTTTTTGGGAAAGCCAGTTCGACATTATCAAACCCAAAAAGAACAAAAATGGAGCAAGACAATACACCAAAAATGATATAGAAGCCATTCGGACAATTTACCATTTGGTGAAAGAGAAAGGGTTTACGCTCCAAGGAGCAAAAGAAACACTAAAGAAAAACCCTAAAATAAAAGCAAATGCCGAAGCAGTCCGCTCACTCAAAAAAGTGAGAGAATTCTTAATCGATCTCAGAAGCAACATAAAAGACGAGCAAGAGTAAAAATTCGAATTATTTTTTTGACTAACCTTTCAAACACCTTCCAGCAGATACTGATTTTGCCCAGTACCTTTAAACCCCTAACTGAAATGAAACTAAATTCCTATATAAAATCCCTTTTGGGGCTTTTTTGCCTATCTATTTTGGCTGCAGCTTGTGTAAAAATATCCCCTCCGGGCGGCCCGCTTTTGCTTCAGTGCGAATACCAAACCGACCCCATTGGCATAGATGCTTTGCGCCCAAGACTTTCGTGGATGGTGAATGATAGTAGCAGAGGAGCTGCTCAAACAGCTTATCAAATTTTGGTGGCTAGCAGCTTAGAGTTGCTTGAAAAAGACGAAGCAGATATTTGGGACAGTGGGAAAACACTTTCAGAAGAATCTGCCTTGGTGACGTTTACAGGTTCCGAACTCAAGTCGAATACTAAATATTACTGGAAAGTACGGACTTGGAACAACGAGGATATGATGTCGCCGTACAGCAAGCCTGCCTCTTGGCATATGGGGCTGCTGCGTTCCTTCGATGCCGATTGGTCGGCAAACTGGATTGGCAACGAGGAAACAGGCAAGCCGCCTCGTTCGATTATGCTCCGCAAAGAGTTTGAAACAAAGAAGCCCATAAAACAGGCTACAGCTTTTGTGACGGGCTTGGGCAACTATCTTTTTTACCTCAACGGAGAAAAAGTCGGCAAAGACTTGCTCACCCCAGGTTGGACACATTACCCCAAGAAAATCCAGTACCAAAGCTATGATGTTACTTCTATGCTTAAATCGGGCAAAAATGCCGCAGGAGCTATTTTGGGAAACATGTGGTGGAGTAGCGGATTAGGCTGGCAAGGCGGAAACGAACGATACAGCGAAGGTCCCCTTCGTTTTCTTCTTTCTCTCCACATCACATATACCGACGGAAGCAAAGAAAAAATAATCTCCGATAAAAACTGGCTAACGACCAACTCTCCATTTGTGAGCAATACGCTTTACCATGGCGTAACCTACGATGCTCGCTTAGAACAAAAAGGATGGGCAATGCCCGGTTTCCAAGCAGAAAATTGGGACTCGGTTGCCATAGTACCTCAAGAAAAAGTAAAACTAGTTGCCCAGCAAGGACCTCCTATCCAAGTGGTAGAAGAAGTGAAACCTATGAAAGTGACCGAAGTTTCTTCTGGAAAATTCGTTGCTGATTTTGGCATCAATATGGTAGGCTGGGTTTCCCTTAAAGTGAAAGGAGATGCTGGTAAACAAGTTACCCTCCGCTTTGCCGAACTGCTCGATGAAAAAGGAAACGTGGACCAAAGAAATTTACGTTCGGCGAAAGCCACTGACAAATACATATTGAAAGGAGAAGGGGAAGAAACGTTTGAGCCAATGTTCACCTATCACGGTTTCCGCTACGTGGAAATTTCGGGAGTCGATACGCTTGATGCAAGTAACTTGGTGGGAAAAGTGATTTATTCGGCAGCTCCTACAACGGGTACTTTTGAATGCTCCAATGAGCTACTCAATAAAATTCAGGAAAACATAGTGCGAGGTCAGCGAAGCAATATGCATAGCGTCCCCACCGACTGCCCCCAACGAGACGAGCGCTTAGGCTGGATGGGTGATGCGCAAATTTTTGCACCTACCGCTTCGTACAACATGAACATGTCAAGATTTTTTGCCAAGTGGGAAAAAGACATTACCG
It encodes:
- a CDS encoding M23 family metallopeptidase; amino-acid sequence: MAKIQYHYDTETCRYERVKKSKVDMLVNALGILFVCVFSGFIFSVIYTTYFPSPKVSRLTRENKELEAYYEKLSKEIGDAKLMLSSLQDRDDNIYRTIFEAEPISRETSLSRIGSTERYKDILESQDDKSTLVISSLQKMDALKRQVYDQTQEYDELVDITKAKAEMLSALPSIQPIANKDLTRLASGYGIRFHPILKVRRMHKGFDFAAPQGTPVYATGNGTVIKVQNINRGYGKNIEIDHGYGYVTKYAHLSDFEVRKGQKVKRGQIIGAVGATGTTVAPHVHYEVLFDGHNINPIDFFYNDLTPQEYTKLREIASIENQSLGY
- a CDS encoding MerR family transcriptional regulator encodes the protein MEIEKRYYTIGEVAEQFEVATSLIRFWESQFDIIKPKKNKNGARQYTKNDIEAIRTIYHLVKEKGFTLQGAKETLKKNPKIKANAEAVRSLKKVREFLIDLRSNIKDEQE
- a CDS encoding family 78 glycoside hydrolase catalytic domain — protein: MKLNSYIKSLLGLFCLSILAAACVKISPPGGPLLLQCEYQTDPIGIDALRPRLSWMVNDSSRGAAQTAYQILVASSLELLEKDEADIWDSGKTLSEESALVTFTGSELKSNTKYYWKVRTWNNEDMMSPYSKPASWHMGLLRSFDADWSANWIGNEETGKPPRSIMLRKEFETKKPIKQATAFVTGLGNYLFYLNGEKVGKDLLTPGWTHYPKKIQYQSYDVTSMLKSGKNAAGAILGNMWWSSGLGWQGGNERYSEGPLRFLLSLHITYTDGSKEKIISDKNWLTTNSPFVSNTLYHGVTYDARLEQKGWAMPGFQAENWDSVAIVPQEKVKLVAQQGPPIQVVEEVKPMKVTEVSSGKFVADFGINMVGWVSLKVKGDAGKQVTLRFAELLDEKGNVDQRNLRSAKATDKYILKGEGEETFEPMFTYHGFRYVEISGVDTLDASNLVGKVIYSAAPTTGTFECSNELLNKIQENIVRGQRSNMHSVPTDCPQRDERLGWMGDAQIFAPTASYNMNMSRFFAKWEKDITDSQHEQGYVHDVNPAIVVKGPSRPGWGDAVVVVPWIMYKFYGDKKIITDNYEGMVKWVTYMERKANNYLYDWADPENPNALEYGDWIAPVESPKKPIGAAYFFYSAKLLGEMSRVIGKDEEGDKYDSLCSKIQNIFQETYFDEYTANYDSSTQTANLLPVAFGITPPTLKKRVIDQVAKDVEANGFHPSTGFLGTSYLLPLLSEYGHHEVAYKTATQTSFPSWGYMVENGATTMWELWNSDKEPPESMNSRNHFALGCVGEWYFGYLAGIRPETFEPGFKSSVIAPMPAGDLTWAKASLKTNYGTLESHWQKKDGKFILDVAIPANTASRVRIPLMGIDKPTLIEGTDYLVKKGRKDDDVSGIQIRSIDKEFIELIVGGGRYSFVLNLE